A single genomic interval of Calypte anna isolate BGI_N300 chromosome 3, bCalAnn1_v1.p, whole genome shotgun sequence harbors:
- the BPNT1 gene encoding 3'(2'),5'-bisphosphate nucleotidase 1 isoform X2, with amino-acid sequence MSICASLARKFPMVTIIGEEEVTADEVTEELIEDGHCEEILKKTCPSQYTGIKEEELVIWVDPLDGTKEYTEGLLDHVTVLIGIAYEGKAIAGVINQPYYNYEAGAGAVLGRTIWGVLGLGAFGFQLREVPGGKHIIITTRSHSSTLVNDCISALNPDSVIRVGGAGNKIIQLIEGKASAYVFASPGCKKWDTCAPEAILHAVGGKITDIHGNSLQYNKEVKHMNSAGVLATLRNYDYYASRIPNTVKQSLVP; translated from the exons ATGAGCATTTGTGCTTCCCTGGCACGGAAGTTTCCCATGGTGACAATCATAGGAGAAGAA GAAGTGACTGCTGATGAGGTAACTGAGGAATTAATTGAAGATGGTCACTGTgaagaaatactgaagaaaacttGTCCTTCTCAGTACACAGGAATTAAAGAGGAAGAG cttgTAATATGGGTTGATCCCTTGGATGGAACCAAGGAGTACACTGAAG GTCTGCTTGACCACGTAACGGTTCTTATTGGAATTGCTTATGAAGGAAAAGCAATAGCAGGAGTTATTAACCAGCCATATTACAACTATGAG gcaggagctggtgctgtGTTGGGCAGGACAATATGGGGAGTCCTGGGCTTAGGTGCCTTTGGATTTCAACTGAGAGAAGTACCTGGTGGGAAACACATCATCATTACCACCCGTTCTCACAGCAGCACCCTGGTAAATGACTGCATCAGTGCCCTGAACCCTGACAGTGTCATCAGAGTTGGAGGGGCAGGAAACAAG ATCATTCAACTTATAGAAGGCAAGGCATCTGCTTATGTATTTGCCAGTCCTGGGTGCAAGAAATGGGATACCTGTGCACCTGAAGCTATCCTACATGCTGTGGGAG gaaAGATAACTGATATCCATGGAAATTCACTCCAGTATAACAAGGAAGTGAAACACATGAATTCAGCTGGAGTCCTTGCCACTTTGAGAAATTATGACTATTATGCCAGTCGTATTCCTAACACTGTTAAACAATCTCTTGTGCCTTAA
- the BPNT1 gene encoding 3'(2'),5'-bisphosphate nucleotidase 1 isoform X1, which produces MASPALLMRVVAAAYSAAEKAATIVRNVMAAGDLGIVEKTGANDLQTKADRLAQMSICASLARKFPMVTIIGEEEVTADEVTEELIEDGHCEEILKKTCPSQYTGIKEEELVIWVDPLDGTKEYTEGLLDHVTVLIGIAYEGKAIAGVINQPYYNYEAGAGAVLGRTIWGVLGLGAFGFQLREVPGGKHIIITTRSHSSTLVNDCISALNPDSVIRVGGAGNKIIQLIEGKASAYVFASPGCKKWDTCAPEAILHAVGGKITDIHGNSLQYNKEVKHMNSAGVLATLRNYDYYASRIPNTVKQSLVP; this is translated from the exons ATGGCTTCTCCAGCTCTACTTATGCGAGTGGTAGCCGCTGCCtattctgctgcagaaaaagctgCAACAATTGTTAGAAACGTAATGGCTGCAGGAGACCTGGGGATAGTGgagaag ACTGGAGCCAATGACTTGCAGACCAAAGCTGACCGGCTGGCACAAATGAGCATTTGTGCTTCCCTGGCACGGAAGTTTCCCATGGTGACAATCATAGGAGAAGAA GAAGTGACTGCTGATGAGGTAACTGAGGAATTAATTGAAGATGGTCACTGTgaagaaatactgaagaaaacttGTCCTTCTCAGTACACAGGAATTAAAGAGGAAGAG cttgTAATATGGGTTGATCCCTTGGATGGAACCAAGGAGTACACTGAAG GTCTGCTTGACCACGTAACGGTTCTTATTGGAATTGCTTATGAAGGAAAAGCAATAGCAGGAGTTATTAACCAGCCATATTACAACTATGAG gcaggagctggtgctgtGTTGGGCAGGACAATATGGGGAGTCCTGGGCTTAGGTGCCTTTGGATTTCAACTGAGAGAAGTACCTGGTGGGAAACACATCATCATTACCACCCGTTCTCACAGCAGCACCCTGGTAAATGACTGCATCAGTGCCCTGAACCCTGACAGTGTCATCAGAGTTGGAGGGGCAGGAAACAAG ATCATTCAACTTATAGAAGGCAAGGCATCTGCTTATGTATTTGCCAGTCCTGGGTGCAAGAAATGGGATACCTGTGCACCTGAAGCTATCCTACATGCTGTGGGAG gaaAGATAACTGATATCCATGGAAATTCACTCCAGTATAACAAGGAAGTGAAACACATGAATTCAGCTGGAGTCCTTGCCACTTTGAGAAATTATGACTATTATGCCAGTCGTATTCCTAACACTGTTAAACAATCTCTTGTGCCTTAA